In Thermosphaera sp., the sequence CCAGAGTGCTTGGCTAGGGGACTACGGGAGGCGGTAAGGCTTTAAGCATAAATCCAACGTAATATTCAATCCTATTTTACCCCTAAATAGCATTGACTTCTTCAAAGAGCATTGGCTGCTAAAGCGGAGAGTGATGCTGGAATGGTTAGAATAGCGATAAGCGGCCCCCCGGGAAGCGGTAAGACAACTCAGGCGAAGAAGATAGCGCAACACTATGGGCTGAAGTATTTTTCAGCCGGAGAGATATTCAGGGATTACGCGAGGTCGAAGGGCTTATCCCTCGAGGAGCTCAGCCTCCTCGCTGTAAAGGACCCTAGGATAGACTTGGAGATAGATAGGAAAACCATGGAGGTTGCAAGGGAAGACAACATTGTCTTGGATGGGCATCTATCAGCCTGGATAGTCTCAGACATGATGGATGTTAGAATACTGGTAACCGCCCCGGTCTCCCTTAGAATCCTTCGGATAGCGGGGAGGGATAACATCCCGCTGGAGAAAGCATATAGGGAGACGATCGTGAGGGAGAACGCGCAGAAGAAGAGGTTCATGGAGTTCTACGGGATAGACCTCGATGATCTATCGATATTCGACGTAGTTGTAAACACGAAGCTGATCGGGGTCGAGGAAGCATTCCAGATCATTAAGACGGTAATAGATAAGGTTTTAAAGGGGGATCGCGGTTAAACGATAAAAGATATATAGAGGTGTTTACCTATGCCGGCCATCGAGATAGGTAGGATCTGTGTTAAAGTCGCTGGGCGCGAAGCAGGTAGAAAGTGTGTAGTAGTGGATATCGTAGACGAGAACTTCGTAATCATCACAGGGCCCAAATCCCTAACCGGCGTCAGAAGGAGGAAGACCAACATAAAACATATCGAGCCAACCGACAAGATTATAAACATCCCCAAGGGGGCAGGCGACGAGGATGTTTTGAAGGCGATAGGGGCGTCGGGACTAACCGACTTCATGACCCAGGTCGTAAAGCCCAAGCTCTCTCCTATATAAGCGTTAAACCGAATATTTTGTTTAAAGGTGTACGTGTTTTATGAGCCTCGTTGATAGAGGAGTCGAGTTCATAGACCATATTACTCGTAGAGCAGGATACTCTAACAAGTGGATAGTAGTGAGGGATGTCGAGACGGATCCAGCATACGGGAAGCTCCCATACGATAGGGACATCCGCGAGCACATATCGTACGGCGTGATAAATCTGGACAAACCCCCGGGCCCAACAAGCCACGAGGTCGTTGCATGGGTTAAGAAACTATTCAACCTTGACAAGGCCGGTCACGGGGGTACCCTAGAGCCCTGCGGGGCGGGGAAACCCCAAGGTGACCGGCGTACTCCCAGTAGGCTTGGACAATAGCACTAAGGTCATCGGCAACGTGGTCCATTCCGTCAAGGAGTACGTCATGGTCGTGCAGTTGCATGAAGAAGTTGACTTGAAGAGGCTTGAAGACGCATTAAAGTACTTCACAGGGGAGATTTATCAGAGGCCTCCGTTAAGGTCCAGCGTGAAGAGAGTCCTGAGAACTAGGAGGGTGCACGAGATAAGGCTTCTCGACGTTAGGGATAAGTTCGTGCTCATTAGAGTCTCATGCGACCCCGGCACCTACATGAGGAAGCTCGCACACGATATGGGCCTGTACCTTGGGATCGGCGCTCACATGAGAGAGTTGAGGAGGACTAGGACGGGACCCTACAGGGAGGACGAAACCCTCGTTAAACTCCAGGACGTCAGCGATGCTCTATACTTGTGGCGGGCCGAGGGTGATGAGAGGTTGCTGAGGAAGATAATCCTCCCCGTTGAGACAGCAGTAGCCCACTTGCCCAAGATTATTGTGAACGACCTCGCAGTCGACGCAATAGCTCACGGAGCGAGCCTCGCGGCCCCAGGTGTTGCAAGGCTCACTGATAACGTTGAACCCGGTTCTACAGTGGCCATATTCACGTTGAAGGGCGAGCTCGTCGCTTTGGCCAAGGCCTTGAGGAGGGCGGGTGAAATAGCCAGTATGGAGAGAGGAATTGTAGCCAAGACAAAGAGGGTTTTAATGCCCGCCGGCGTCTACCCTAGGTATTGGAAGACTAGTGGAAAGGAGTGATTAATGCACTACTTCAAGCCGGCTAGAAAAGGCGAAAAAGTCCTAATACCGTTCACGATACACGGTCACACGTTCGAGTTTCTGTCCTACAAGAGCTTGTTCTCGGGCTCCCAGGTCGACGAGGGCACGAGACTCCTCTTGGAGAACATTAAAACCCCTGATGAAGGAGTAGTGTTGGACGTTGGATGCGGCTACGGGGTTATAGGAGTAGTGGTCGCGAAGTTGAACCCTAGGCTGAAAGTATATATGACCGACGTAAACCCCCTGGCTGTTGAAACAGCCTCGTACAACGCGGAGTTGAACGGGGTCTCCGATAACACGGTAGTTCTACTGGGCGACCGCTACGAGCCCGTTAAAAACATGGTGTTCGATGCAATATATTCGAACCCCCCGCTCTCAGCAGGCATGAGGATCGTGGAAGACATAGTCTTAAACGCGCGGAAGCATCTCTCCCCGAAGGGTTTCGCACAGTTCGTGCTAGCGAGAGGCGGGTCGTACCTATCCGAGAAAGCACGGGAGACATACCGAGTAGTAGAGGCTAAGAGTAAAAAAGGTTATATTCTCCTATACTTAGAACCATAATAATGAGCCGGGGTGCCCGAGCGGTCTAAGGGGCTGGCCTTGAGAGCCAGTGGGCATCCAGCCCGCGCGGGTTCAAATCCCGCCCCCGGCGCTTAGTCAGCCCTGCTAATAGCATGCAATCTTCGAGACTACGTGCAGCCTCTCCAATAGCACGTCTTTGAAACTGTAATCGCGATTTGGACCGTTTTCAATGGGTTATTAGTTCAGTCGCCGCGAAACGTTCCATTATCCTCGGGCTTAAATCTTGGGCCATGGATAATATATTTGAAATGCTGGTGAATCCATGATCCTTTTCGCGAGGCCGAGGATCTTATACAGTGAGTGCTTGGGGATAAGGCCCGTAAGGCATGATGGGAACATCATATTCGATGCATTCGCAGAGGAGCTTAAAAAGCACGTCGAAGTCGTCCCTGTTTGCCCGGAGGTGTCGATAGGTCTTGGGGTTCCCAGAAACCCCGTGGTCCTATTCGAGGATGGGGGAGTGGTTGAGCTGGTAGACACTGTCACGGGGGAGAAGCTGGCATCGAGGATGAGGGAGTTTTCAACCAGGTTTCTCGAAAAACTCGTCGTTGACGGTGCCTTATTGAAGGCTGGGAGCCCCTCCTGCGGAGTGGGAGATGCTAAAGTGTATGGAGCAGGGAGGAGAGTGTTGAGGAAGAGCGATGGATTGTTCACGAGCATTCTTAGAACTAGTTCTCGGTGGATACCTGTTGAAAGCGAGAAGAGGTTGTTGAGCTACGGTGTTAGGAGGCTGTTTCTCACGAGGATCTACGCGCTCGCAGATCTCCGCGTGACGATCGACGGCTTGAGAGGAGTCGAGGACCTCGTAGATTTTCACAGGAGGTATAAGTACTTGTTGATGTTGCACAATCCATCAATCCTCAAGAAGCTTGGACGCTTAATTGCCGATAGATCATTAAGCAACCCCAGCGAGCTAGCAGCGGCTTACAGGAGCTTATTCGTTGAAGCGCTGAGGAGGGAACCCTCTAGGCGCTCCTACGTAAACGTCTTCACCCACATATACGGGCATGTGAAAAGGGAGTTGAATCCTGAGGAGAGGAGATTCGTGTTAACGCTTATTGAAAAATACAGAGATGGGGGAGAGAGTTTGAATACCCTCCTGGCCTACTTCCGCGGTTTCATCTACAGATTCGGCAACAAGTATCTCGCGGAACAGAGGTTCATCAAACCCTACCCCGAGGAGCTGGATCACGCTCCTCCCGGCTCAAGCTTGGAGTAGCTCATCACGCGTCCTTACATGAACTCCTTTGAACGAGACTCTGGATGAAAAATACTTGGGATTACATCCATTAGAGATTAGCAGGCCCGCCTACTCCAGCCCTAGTGTTCGACCGGTCCCTCCGCCTCTCGGAGGGCTCCTTTAGAAAACATTTCCAGCGCATCCTTGAGGCGAACCAGCCCCTCCCCCGCCTTGGGGACTGCGTAGATTTTCATCCCCAGCGTTCTGAGCCTCGCGAAAGCCCCAGGCCCCAGCCCAGCTACTAATACTGCTTCAACTCCCTTCTGATGGAGAATGCTGACCACTGCGTCCCCTCTCCCATGTTCATGGCTCGCGCTCGGGTTTTCAACGACCTCCTTGATTGAGTAGCCATCTTTCATCGACTCGACGATGGCGAAGAAGCGTGATCTCCCGAAATGAGGGTTCACGTAATAGTCTTCTTGCACTTTAACTACTGGAACCCCTATTTTCAAGACTCCTCACCGCTCAACCTTCCAAGGGTCCTCTATTGCATACGGGATCTAATCTCATCTATTCTCTTATCGATGAACTTCAAATATTCAGTTAAACTATTCTTCAAGGATTCGAGATATTTCAACTCAAGCTCTCTCTCGAAGACGCTATTGGGATATCGAAGCAACTCTGGATAGCGGAGTCTGCACCAGCCTCCTCCATGCCTGTGCCCCGGCCTCAGTTGAGGCGGTATCCAGCTCCACGGTCCAAAGCCCGACCATACAGTGCTATAAGGGTAGTGGTTCCTCCAGCCCATGGCTCTCACAATTCTGAAATATGTTTCAAATCCTTTTAAAACTATCCTCCGGGGCCAGGACCGTTCTCGATGGTTTCTGAAACCAGTTTTAAAGGCCTCTTCTCGGAGAACGCCTTGGCTAGCTTCCACCTGCATGATTCAAGAATCCTCCAGAAAGTTGCTTTTGAAACCCCCATTCTCAGCGCTGCTTCATCCGTCGATAATCCATCCAAGTGGACAAGCTTCAGCGCCTCTAACTCGTAGTCGTAAATCTCGATGACACTAGATGGTTCAACCCCCATGACTGCTTTAACGGGTATGTACATGAATTCTTCTCCTCTCGTGGAACAGGAGGTAATTTTCCTCCTGCACCTCCATGGGCCGCCTCTAGGCATGTCAAACCTCTCTACTGTTGAAAGATAATATGATCCCGCGTTTTATTAAGTAGCTCGCGCGAGAGTAATAAATATAGCACCTTGAAGCAAGAATTCACTATGTGGAAGAATGAGTCATGAGGGAAAGGTCGCAATAGTTACCGGGGCCGCGATGGGTATTGGAAGGGAGATTGCTGTTAAACTCTCGAGAGAAGGGGCCTACACCGTCCTGTTCGACCTCTCGGAAAAAGTCTTCGAAACTGCCAAGGAGCTTAAGGCTCAAGGCTTAAGGGCGATGGCCGTAAGAGGGGACGTGTCCAATAAGCACGACGTGGAGAAGGCAGTAAACATGGTTGTCGGTGAGTTGGGTAGAATCGACATACTGGTCAATAATGCTGGGATATATCCTTTCAAACCCTTCCTTGAGATGACTGAGGATGAATGGGACAAAGTTATGAACGTTAATGTGAAAGGGGTTTTCTATTTCACGAGAACGGTTGCACCCATAATGGTCAGGAACAATTATGGGAGAATAGTTAACGTTTCATCGATCGCGGGGACGGTAGTGGGCTTTCCAGGGCTAACCCATTACTGTGCGTCTAAAGCGGCAATATTGGGCTTCACGAGAGCCCTCGCTCTTGAACTGGCAAGGTTCAATATAACGGTGAACGCGGTTGCCCCCGGGCCGGTTGAAACACCGGGAACGTTGAAGGGTTTGACTGGGGAGGTGTTGGAGTCCTTTAAGAGATCGATACCTGTTGGAAGACTCGGGATTCCAGCCGATATTGCCGAGGCAGTAGCGTTCCTTACCACTGAGAGAGCTGGATTCATAACTGGGCAGTTAATAATTGTCGATGGAGGTTATACTATTCAATAATTTTTTACCCAACACCTTATCCGGGAGATGTTAAGGGTGTTTATACTCTAGCAGATTATTTTTTAAACGAGACTGTTAATTATTTATTACCATGAGTGAACACAGTTTAAATTGGTGGAAAAGTGTCTAATTACATCTCGCATCCTATCCAAACCACTCTCGCAAGCCTTTTCAAGTCTAAGCGACAACTCAGCAGTTTATTTGGAGGAAGCACACCGCTGGAGGGGGTGTCTGGGGCTTGGAGCTGAAGAATCATAGAGAATGCGCTCAATGCGTGTACTTCGAGCCCAATTCAGCCTACCCTCTTCTCGGCTACTGCAGGATCAATAATGAAGCTTCACTGGGCATCATCGAGGCTTGCGGCAGCTTCAGGAGGGCAAGCGTTGACGAGCTTAAGAAGGAGTTGGAAAAGAATGGATGGTTATTCTGTGTTACGTGTGGAAGGGTGTTGAGCAGTGAGGAGGAATTGGCTCAGCATTTAGGGAAGCACCTGGTTTCTTCGAAAATCATAATTGATGATGGAGTAGCTGAAGAGGCTTACTCAGCAGATTGAGGTGAGAGCGGTGCGCCGGACTGAGTTAAGCCTGATACTTGGGGGTCCCCAGGGCTCTG encodes:
- a CDS encoding AAA family ATPase is translated as MVRIAISGPPGSGKTTQAKKIAQHYGLKYFSAGEIFRDYARSKGLSLEELSLLAVKDPRIDLEIDRKTMEVAREDNIVLDGHLSAWIVSDMMDVRILVTAPVSLRILRIAGRDNIPLEKAYRETIVRENAQKKRFMEFYGIDLDDLSIFDVVVNTKLIGVEEAFQIIKTVIDKVLKGDRG
- a CDS encoding 50S ribosomal protein L14e — encoded protein: MPAIEIGRICVKVAGREAGRKCVVVDIVDENFVIITGPKSLTGVRRRKTNIKHIEPTDKIINIPKGAGDEDVLKAIGASGLTDFMTQVVKPKLSPI
- a CDS encoding tRNA pseudouridine synthase A — its product is MSLVDRGVEFIDHITRRAGYSNKWIVVRDVETDPAYGKLPYDRDIREHISYGVINLDKPPGPTSHEVVAWVKKLFNLDKAGHGGTLEPCGAGKPQGDRRTPSRLGQ
- a CDS encoding RNA-guided pseudouridylation complex pseudouridine synthase subunit Cbf5, coding for MTGVLPVGLDNSTKVIGNVVHSVKEYVMVVQLHEEVDLKRLEDALKYFTGEIYQRPPLRSSVKRVLRTRRVHEIRLLDVRDKFVLIRVSCDPGTYMRKLAHDMGLYLGIGAHMRELRRTRTGPYREDETLVKLQDVSDALYLWRAEGDERLLRKIILPVETAVAHLPKIIVNDLAVDAIAHGASLAAPGVARLTDNVEPGSTVAIFTLKGELVALAKALRRAGEIASMERGIVAKTKRVLMPAGVYPRYWKTSGKE
- a CDS encoding methyltransferase — protein: MHYFKPARKGEKVLIPFTIHGHTFEFLSYKSLFSGSQVDEGTRLLLENIKTPDEGVVLDVGCGYGVIGVVVAKLNPRLKVYMTDVNPLAVETASYNAELNGVSDNTVVLLGDRYEPVKNMVFDAIYSNPPLSAGMRIVEDIVLNARKHLSPKGFAQFVLARGGSYLSEKARETYRVVEAKSKKGYILLYLEP
- a CDS encoding DUF1722 domain-containing protein codes for the protein MILFARPRILYSECLGIRPVRHDGNIIFDAFAEELKKHVEVVPVCPEVSIGLGVPRNPVVLFEDGGVVELVDTVTGEKLASRMREFSTRFLEKLVVDGALLKAGSPSCGVGDAKVYGAGRRVLRKSDGLFTSILRTSSRWIPVESEKRLLSYGVRRLFLTRIYALADLRVTIDGLRGVEDLVDFHRRYKYLLMLHNPSILKKLGRLIADRSLSNPSELAAAYRSLFVEALRREPSRRSYVNVFTHIYGHVKRELNPEERRFVLTLIEKYRDGGESLNTLLAYFRGFIYRFGNKYLAEQRFIKPYPEELDHAPPGSSLE
- a CDS encoding NifB/NifX family molybdenum-iron cluster-binding protein encodes the protein MKIGVPVVKVQEDYYVNPHFGRSRFFAIVESMKDGYSIKEVVENPSASHEHGRGDAVVSILHQKGVEAVLVAGLGPGAFARLRTLGMKIYAVPKAGEGLVRLKDALEMFSKGALREAEGPVEH
- a CDS encoding DUF134 domain-containing protein; protein product: MPRGGPWRCRRKITSCSTRGEEFMYIPVKAVMGVEPSSVIEIYDYELEALKLVHLDGLSTDEAALRMGVSKATFWRILESCRWKLAKAFSEKRPLKLVSETIENGPGPGG
- a CDS encoding SDR family NAD(P)-dependent oxidoreductase; amino-acid sequence: MSHEGKVAIVTGAAMGIGREIAVKLSREGAYTVLFDLSEKVFETAKELKAQGLRAMAVRGDVSNKHDVEKAVNMVVGELGRIDILVNNAGIYPFKPFLEMTEDEWDKVMNVNVKGVFYFTRTVAPIMVRNNYGRIVNVSSIAGTVVGFPGLTHYCASKAAILGFTRALALELARFNITVNAVAPGPVETPGTLKGLTGEVLESFKRSIPVGRLGIPADIAEAVAFLTTERAGFITGQLIIVDGGYTIQ